A region from the Thermanaeromonas toyohensis ToBE genome encodes:
- a CDS encoding DUF438 domain-containing protein: MSELLESREYRKKALKEIILALHQGKSVEEVKGRFRELLENVAPTEVSLIEQELINEGLPVEEVQRLCDVHAAVFREGLEKAVTPDMVPGHPVYTFKEENRALTKLMEEEIKPLLEELEKAPQTQEKELALKIAEKLNLLSDIDKHYRRKENLLFPYLEKYNITGPPKVMWGVDDEIRGLIKKAKALALEYVPGQKEELLGKIRETLAKVSDMIFKEEKILFPMALETLTEDEWYHIMEESDTIGYCLIEPQQEWRPSRVNIQEKKLVTSEDERYIKFPTGFLTPQEIELIFNHLPVDITFVDKDNVVRFFSATKERIFARTKAIIGRRVENCHPPASVHIVEKLIDDFRSGRKDKESFWIRFGDKYVLIQYFAVRDEEGNFIGTLEVTMDIKPLQAITGEKRIMDN; this comes from the coding sequence ATGAGCGAACTTCTAGAAAGTAGAGAATACCGGAAGAAAGCTTTAAAGGAAATCATCCTTGCCTTACATCAAGGCAAAAGTGTAGAAGAGGTTAAAGGAAGGTTTCGGGAACTTCTGGAAAATGTAGCCCCTACAGAAGTTTCCCTCATTGAGCAGGAACTTATAAATGAAGGTTTGCCGGTTGAAGAGGTACAGCGGCTGTGTGATGTCCACGCGGCAGTGTTTAGGGAAGGGTTGGAGAAAGCGGTAACACCGGATATGGTACCTGGCCACCCCGTTTATACTTTTAAGGAGGAAAACCGGGCCCTCACTAAGTTGATGGAGGAAGAGATAAAGCCCCTCTTAGAGGAACTGGAGAAAGCCCCCCAAACGCAAGAGAAAGAATTGGCCTTAAAGATAGCCGAGAAGCTTAACCTACTAAGCGATATAGATAAACATTATCGCCGTAAGGAGAATTTACTTTTCCCTTATCTAGAAAAATATAATATCACCGGTCCTCCTAAGGTTATGTGGGGTGTAGATGACGAGATAAGAGGGCTTATAAAAAAAGCTAAAGCCTTAGCCTTAGAGTACGTTCCAGGGCAGAAAGAGGAACTTTTAGGTAAAATACGGGAAACCCTGGCTAAAGTTAGTGATATGATATTCAAAGAAGAGAAGATCCTATTCCCTATGGCCTTAGAGACCTTAACGGAGGATGAATGGTACCATATTATGGAGGAAAGCGATACCATAGGTTACTGTCTTATCGAACCCCAGCAGGAATGGCGTCCCTCCCGGGTGAATATTCAAGAGAAGAAACTAGTTACCTCAGAAGATGAAAGGTATATCAAGTTCCCTACGGGGTTCTTAACTCCCCAAGAGATAGAGCTCATCTTTAACCATCTTCCTGTGGATATCACTTTTGTAGATAAAGATAACGTGGTCAGATTCTTTTCCGCTACCAAGGAACGAATTTTTGCCCGTACCAAGGCTATTATCGGCCGTAGAGTAGAGAATTGTCACCCCCCTGCTAGCGTGCACATAGTGGAAAAGCTTATAGATGATTTTCGCTCTGGCCGGAAGGATAAGGAAAGTTTCTGGATTAGATTCGGTGATAAATATGTGCTTATCCAGTATTTTGCAGTAAGGGATGAGGAGGGTAACTTCATAGGTACTTTAGAGGTAACCATGGATATAAAGCCCCTCCAAGCTATTACTGGGGAAAAGAGGATTATGGATAATTAA
- a CDS encoding IS110 family transposase produces the protein MQKAEKKALVYGNVLIVGVDVAKKNHYARIYNSMGIDVVKPFYFHNSREGFCRLLGKISEAKEKEKAERIIIGMEPTGHYWKPLAYFLKEAGYTVVIVNPYHVKNSKEMEDNSQDKNDRKDAGLIAQLVKEGKFLHCILPEGIYAELRTLYITRQQEHKKLNAALCQLKAIVDEYFPELMEVFKSLLGKAAQWVLRNCPFPKDILSLKLEELEEGLKQASNSRVGIKRALALRQAAEKSIGVKEGLEGAKVKLQACLEEIEFYQGQIRKTEEAMGRYLEETGLANYLLSIPGVGVVTAAGFLGEIGDPAKYQHWRQIRKLAGYNLTAQKSGKKQKAKTTISKRGRPGLRNLLYQASLILVAKNKEFKALYHYFLKRPENPLTRKQALVAVALKLVRVMFTLITQKKEYDASKVLGKYREEQLKKVA, from the coding sequence ATGCAAAAGGCCGAAAAGAAAGCCTTAGTTTATGGCAACGTGCTGATCGTGGGAGTGGATGTAGCTAAGAAAAACCATTACGCCCGGATATATAACAGCATGGGTATCGACGTAGTAAAACCGTTCTACTTTCATAATAGCAGAGAAGGTTTCTGCCGTCTACTAGGGAAAATAAGCGAAGCCAAGGAGAAAGAGAAGGCGGAACGTATCATTATAGGCATGGAACCCACAGGACACTACTGGAAACCTCTAGCCTATTTCCTAAAAGAGGCAGGTTACACTGTAGTAATTGTAAATCCTTATCACGTTAAAAACAGCAAAGAGATGGAAGACAATAGCCAAGACAAGAACGACCGCAAGGATGCAGGCCTTATAGCCCAACTGGTAAAAGAGGGCAAATTCTTGCACTGCATTTTACCGGAAGGGATATATGCAGAACTGAGGACCCTTTATATTACCCGGCAGCAGGAACACAAAAAACTTAACGCTGCCCTCTGCCAGCTTAAAGCCATAGTAGATGAATATTTTCCCGAGCTAATGGAAGTATTTAAGAGTCTTTTAGGCAAGGCAGCCCAGTGGGTCTTAAGGAACTGTCCCTTTCCTAAGGACATATTAAGCCTAAAGTTAGAAGAACTAGAAGAAGGGCTAAAACAAGCCTCGAACAGTAGAGTAGGGATAAAGAGGGCTCTTGCTCTAAGGCAAGCAGCAGAAAAGAGCATAGGTGTTAAAGAAGGGCTAGAAGGGGCTAAAGTCAAACTTCAAGCCTGCTTGGAAGAAATCGAGTTTTACCAAGGTCAAATAAGGAAGACAGAGGAAGCCATGGGGCGATACCTAGAGGAGACAGGTTTAGCGAATTATCTTTTAAGCATTCCTGGGGTAGGGGTAGTAACAGCGGCAGGCTTTTTAGGGGAGATAGGTGACCCAGCGAAATACCAGCACTGGAGACAGATACGGAAACTAGCTGGTTATAACCTAACGGCCCAGAAATCGGGGAAGAAACAGAAGGCCAAGACCACCATATCCAAGAGGGGTCGGCCGGGGCTAAGGAATCTACTTTACCAGGCGAGCCTTATTCTAGTGGCTAAGAACAAAGAATTTAAAGCGCTATATCATTATTTCTTAAAGAGGCCGGAAAATCCTTTAACGAGGAAGCAGGCTCTAGTAGCTGTGGCTTTAAAGCTAGTGCGGGTGATGTTTACCCTTATTACCCAGAAGAAGGAATATGATGCCAGCAAAGTATTAGGGAAATACCGGGAAGAACAACTAAAGAAAGTAGCTTAA
- a CDS encoding tRNA (cytidine(34)-2'-O)-methyltransferase — MPLHVVLVEPEIPQNTGNIARTCAATGSILHLIHPLGFSLSEKYLRRAGLDYWDKVIIEEHSSWVAFCQAYPAANCYYFSTKGRRLYTEVKYSDEDFLIFGPETRGLSPDILSQAGERVLRIPMRPGLRSLNLASSVALVLYEALRQMGFPGLT; from the coding sequence ATGCCCCTTCATGTAGTTTTAGTTGAACCCGAGATACCCCAAAATACAGGTAATATTGCCCGAACCTGTGCTGCTACTGGGAGTATCCTCCATCTTATCCATCCTTTAGGTTTTTCTTTAAGCGAAAAGTACCTGCGCCGAGCTGGGTTAGATTACTGGGATAAAGTAATCATAGAGGAACATAGTAGCTGGGTTGCCTTTTGCCAGGCTTATCCTGCTGCCAACTGCTATTACTTTTCTACTAAAGGTAGGCGGTTATATACTGAAGTGAAGTATAGCGACGAAGATTTTCTTATTTTTGGGCCCGAGACCCGGGGTTTATCCCCAGATATCTTATCCCAAGCCGGAGAGCGCGTCTTACGTATTCCTATGCGCCCAGGCTTACGCTCCCTCAATTTGGCTAGTAGCGTTGCCCTAGTTTTATATGAGGCCCTAAGGCAGATGGGGTTTCCAGGTTTAACGTGA
- the folK gene encoding 2-amino-4-hydroxy-6-hydroxymethyldihydropteridine diphosphokinase — MDKISLKGMSFYGYHGVLPEEKALGQRFLVDVVLYLDLYPAGHKDSIQESIDYTKIYSLVKHIVEGEKFNLIEALAERIAGKVLEQFKVVQQVTVTVSKPEVPIPGILSGVQVEITRRQLTRVILALGSNIEPKEEYIRQAVRLLHNHPRITVRRTSSLYLTEPVGYKEQDWFLNAVVACETDLSPLELLQETQRIEVMLQRERKIHWGPRTIDIDIILYGQERINLPELIIPHPRAFERSFVLVPLAEVTEEEIYAGKTAKDFLAQLKHPTKVEYYGPLKF, encoded by the coding sequence ATGGATAAGATTTCTTTAAAAGGGATGTCCTTTTACGGTTATCATGGCGTGCTTCCTGAAGAAAAGGCTTTAGGGCAGCGTTTCTTGGTGGATGTGGTTCTATACCTGGACCTTTACCCTGCAGGGCATAAGGATTCCATCCAAGAAAGCATTGACTATACCAAAATTTACTCCTTAGTTAAGCACATAGTTGAAGGAGAAAAATTTAACCTTATCGAGGCCTTGGCGGAAAGAATCGCGGGTAAGGTGTTAGAGCAGTTTAAAGTTGTACAACAAGTTACAGTTACTGTTTCTAAACCGGAGGTACCTATACCTGGAATACTCTCCGGCGTCCAGGTAGAGATAACACGTCGCCAGCTTACGCGGGTAATTTTAGCCTTAGGGTCTAACATTGAACCCAAAGAAGAATATATCCGCCAGGCCGTGCGACTACTCCATAATCATCCTCGTATCACTGTTCGTAGGACTTCATCCCTTTACTTGACTGAACCGGTGGGCTATAAAGAACAGGATTGGTTCCTTAATGCAGTGGTGGCTTGTGAGACAGATTTGAGCCCCCTTGAGCTCTTACAGGAAACCCAGCGGATAGAGGTTATGCTGCAGCGGGAACGCAAGATCCACTGGGGGCCACGTACCATCGATATAGATATTATTTTATACGGGCAAGAAAGGATAAACTTGCCTGAGCTTATAATCCCTCACCCCCGAGCTTTTGAAAGATCCTTTGTTTTGGTACCCTTGGCGGAAGTGACGGAAGAAGAGATTTACGCTGGCAAGACGGCTAAAGATTTCTTGGCCCAGCTTAAGCACCCCACTAAAGTAGAATATTACGGGCCTCTGAAATTTTAG
- a CDS encoding type II toxin-antitoxin system PemK/MazF family toxin, with protein MMASIDRTEPMPYRGEVWLVKLTPVRAHEQAGTRPALIVSVDPFNHGPAGIVVVIPLTTRDKGIPFHVKLIPPEGGVKSASFIKCEDVRSISKERLIQRLGKVRSETMAAIEERLRILLGL; from the coding sequence ATGATGGCCTCGATAGATAGGACAGAACCGATGCCCTACCGCGGGGAAGTTTGGCTTGTTAAGCTTACTCCTGTTCGCGCTCACGAACAGGCCGGCACACGCCCGGCTTTAATTGTTTCAGTTGACCCTTTTAACCACGGACCAGCGGGTATAGTGGTAGTAATTCCGTTGACTACCAGGGACAAGGGAATTCCGTTTCACGTAAAATTGATCCCGCCTGAGGGCGGGGTAAAGTCAGCCAGCTTTATCAAGTGTGAGGACGTTAGGTCCATCTCTAAGGAAAGGCTCATACAGCGTTTAGGCAAAGTCAGATCTGAAACTATGGCAGCTATAGAAGAGCGCCTAAGGATTTTATTGGGTCTTTAA
- a CDS encoding acetyl-CoA hydrolase/transferase family protein, whose amino-acid sequence MNVQDEYRRKLISIDEAVKMVKSGQTIGAAMTASTPVGLLSALGKRRDELENVRIITALTLGAGFDYFLDPSMKGHFLLESLFYGGYERKGHALGTVSFIPSNGRDWGGLILANNPLDIFWGTASPMDRYGYFSLSLSLSYEKDWLEAAKLVVLEINPNLPRTYGDTHVHISQVDYIVENERPLIEIPPAEPDAIDEAIGAYVAELIEDGSTIQLGIGGIPNAIARNLMNKKDLGVHTEMFTDGMVDLWEAGVITGRKKTLWPGKMVGAFALGTRKLYDFVRENLAVEFQRGRITNDPCVIAQNYKMVSINTALQIDLTGQVVSESIGPVQYSGTGGQFETAMGAQKSPGGKSIIALRSTAKNGTISTIVPSLPAGARVTLTRAEVDYVVTEYGIAHLKGRSIRDRVKLLISIAHPDFREELRKEAQMLELS is encoded by the coding sequence ATGAACGTCCAGGATGAATATCGCCGGAAGTTAATTAGCATTGATGAAGCAGTTAAGATGGTAAAATCTGGGCAAACGATAGGAGCAGCTATGACTGCTTCCACGCCTGTTGGCCTCCTTAGCGCCTTAGGGAAAAGGCGAGATGAACTTGAGAATGTGAGGATTATAACGGCATTAACACTGGGGGCTGGATTTGATTACTTCTTAGATCCTAGTATGAAAGGCCACTTCTTGCTGGAAAGTCTCTTTTATGGTGGGTATGAGCGCAAGGGGCATGCTTTGGGCACGGTATCTTTTATCCCATCTAATGGACGGGATTGGGGTGGGCTTATCTTAGCCAACAATCCCCTGGACATCTTTTGGGGCACAGCAAGTCCCATGGACAGATATGGATATTTCTCTCTCTCCCTTTCCCTCTCTTATGAAAAGGACTGGCTAGAGGCAGCAAAACTGGTAGTTTTGGAGATAAATCCCAATCTACCCCGTACCTATGGCGATACTCACGTACACATAAGTCAGGTGGATTATATAGTGGAGAACGAACGACCTCTTATTGAAATACCGCCAGCGGAACCTGATGCAATCGATGAGGCTATTGGAGCTTACGTTGCCGAGCTGATTGAAGACGGGTCGACTATTCAGTTAGGGATAGGCGGTATACCCAATGCTATAGCTCGCAACTTGATGAACAAGAAAGATCTAGGCGTGCATACCGAAATGTTTACGGACGGCATGGTAGACTTGTGGGAAGCGGGAGTGATTACCGGGCGTAAGAAGACACTCTGGCCAGGAAAAATGGTGGGCGCTTTTGCCCTGGGGACCAGGAAACTGTATGATTTTGTCCGGGAAAATCTGGCGGTAGAATTCCAACGGGGCAGGATCACGAACGATCCTTGTGTGATTGCCCAGAATTATAAGATGGTAAGCATAAATACGGCTTTACAGATAGACCTTACGGGCCAAGTCGTTTCCGAGTCTATAGGTCCGGTCCAGTATAGCGGTACAGGTGGGCAATTTGAAACGGCTATGGGCGCCCAGAAGTCACCGGGTGGTAAATCCATTATTGCGCTCCGTTCTACGGCAAAGAACGGTACAATTTCTACCATAGTTCCTTCTCTACCGGCTGGAGCTAGGGTAACCCTCACTCGCGCGGAAGTAGATTATGTAGTTACAGAATATGGAATAGCTCATCTAAAGGGGAGAAGTATCAGGGATCGGGTCAAACTTCTTATCAGTATTGCCCACCCTGACTTTCGTGAAGAACTACGGAAAGAGGCGCAGATGCTCGAACTGTCGTAA
- a CDS encoding BTAD domain-containing putative transcriptional regulator has translation MKADTFPITKFMMPSTGKEIILTSRFYKKIKEINKYPLILILAGPGYGKSAALSYYFHLQGYSCFWLNLDKEDNELPVFLSSFLTASANIKETPIRSIEVLKESEDFRQSWKYILNLWINELISIPNKDLYFIIEDYHQINQDEVNTVIEHLIRYSPPNLHLIITSRTPFNFSFLPEWKLKGRILYIEQNDLAFDAQEIEQLFKIKYGKQLTEQEVQAILELTDGWPIAVAMLASSQGAGRREIFIPEEQENIQDLFQFLAISVLQNQPPELRTFILKSAVLRDLNERICAALFGSDGIKNLYQIIDKGLFIHDYGRGTYRFNKLFRRFLLHIAEKEGVNLKLLNAQVGEYFLQEGLPEEAIYHFLMAKMYDRAITIILEIAGSLIKTAQYRKIIKWLEEIPEEIYNTHPHLYLLLGDVKRLTSYFEEALSSYEKARFLWEKIGDNLGVAAALEKKALVFLDTVQPVKADPLLYEAYKIREQAGFSNTGSILELLGENSLNQGKLVEAQSYIARAVASGYNISKHLKARLLLRTGQLEEDINYIEQELTRDESDLSPKSHREIKLVLSLLYSLTGQNLERALELAWEVLEASQRVGSPFTESVAAARIGQVYNVMNELEKAVQWYHRAIELSDRVSTPRGKGEPLWGLTLAYAFKGDLSRARYYAEMGYQICHEVNDRWLAALTELALGIAYYNSGSYNQALDLFLKTRKTLADCGDTFGPVVALLWEALTYWRTSSYECFSLIGQELEYKLNQHGYRFLLERACLWRPREIGELKLFLTSCFVKGFLGEQLAHSHQGYHPGYKLGIKALGELQVYRGPQKVSSKEWRRDKAKRLLEILVTYRGSLLAKEKLMEMLWPEKEEERADSNFKVTLVALNNVLEPRRPGGTSYFIIREGNRYGLRTGEDVEVDVDIFIQKVKTGLEYLSKGKKVLAQEFLEEAIALYAGDYLEDALYEDWAALERERMRDLYLSANDGLARIYLEQEDYYRCLYVCGQNLKVDPCWENAYRLMIQCYGKLRQKTRAVQVYQQYKEAVRKYLGIRPSGEILNLLKDTISQI, from the coding sequence GTGAAAGCAGATACTTTTCCGATAACTAAATTTATGATGCCTTCTACTGGCAAAGAGATAATCCTTACTTCACGGTTCTACAAAAAGATAAAAGAGATAAATAAATATCCTTTAATCTTGATTTTAGCTGGTCCAGGTTACGGTAAGAGTGCGGCTTTGAGTTATTATTTTCATCTTCAGGGATATAGTTGTTTTTGGTTAAATCTGGACAAGGAAGACAATGAATTACCTGTATTTCTGTCAAGTTTTCTGACAGCTAGTGCTAACATCAAGGAAACTCCAATTAGGTCTATAGAGGTTTTAAAGGAAAGTGAAGATTTCAGACAATCCTGGAAGTATATTTTAAACTTATGGATCAATGAGTTAATAAGCATACCAAACAAGGATTTATATTTTATCATTGAAGATTACCATCAAATTAACCAGGATGAAGTTAATACAGTTATAGAGCATTTAATTCGTTATTCACCCCCAAACCTTCATCTAATTATTACCTCCCGAACCCCTTTTAACTTTTCCTTCCTGCCAGAATGGAAGTTGAAAGGCCGCATTTTGTATATTGAGCAAAATGATTTAGCTTTTGATGCTCAGGAGATAGAACAGCTTTTTAAAATAAAGTACGGAAAACAATTAACAGAACAAGAAGTTCAAGCTATTTTAGAACTTACCGATGGGTGGCCTATAGCAGTAGCCATGCTAGCAAGTAGCCAGGGGGCGGGCCGGAGGGAAATTTTTATTCCAGAGGAGCAGGAAAACATACAGGATTTGTTCCAATTCTTAGCTATTTCAGTTTTACAGAACCAGCCGCCAGAACTGCGTACTTTTATTCTTAAATCTGCTGTATTGCGTGATCTCAATGAGAGAATTTGTGCGGCTCTTTTTGGTTCCGACGGTATAAAGAATTTGTACCAAATAATTGATAAAGGGCTCTTTATTCATGATTACGGTCGAGGTACTTATAGGTTTAATAAGCTTTTCAGGCGTTTTTTGCTCCATATAGCTGAAAAAGAAGGGGTGAACTTAAAGCTATTAAATGCTCAAGTAGGGGAATATTTTTTACAGGAAGGGTTGCCAGAAGAGGCAATTTATCATTTTCTCATGGCAAAGATGTATGACCGTGCTATAACTATAATTTTAGAAATAGCAGGGTCTTTGATAAAGACGGCCCAATACAGGAAAATTATAAAATGGCTGGAAGAGATACCAGAAGAAATATATAACACACATCCTCACTTATACTTATTATTGGGCGATGTCAAAAGGCTTACCAGTTACTTCGAAGAGGCCCTATCGTCCTATGAAAAAGCTCGATTTCTCTGGGAGAAGATAGGAGATAATCTAGGTGTAGCAGCAGCACTGGAAAAAAAAGCCCTGGTATTTCTCGATACTGTTCAACCCGTCAAGGCCGATCCCTTATTATATGAAGCCTACAAGATTCGTGAACAAGCCGGTTTTTCCAATACAGGGTCTATCCTAGAGTTGCTGGGAGAAAATTCTTTAAACCAAGGTAAGCTGGTGGAGGCCCAGAGCTACATCGCCCGTGCTGTAGCTTCAGGGTATAATATTTCTAAGCATTTGAAAGCCCGACTACTTTTACGGACCGGGCAGCTGGAAGAGGATATAAATTATATAGAACAGGAATTAACTAGGGATGAAAGCGATCTGTCTCCCAAATCTCACAGGGAAATAAAACTGGTACTTTCTTTGTTATATAGTTTAACAGGTCAGAATTTAGAGCGGGCTTTAGAGTTGGCCTGGGAAGTGCTAGAGGCTAGTCAGAGAGTAGGGTCCCCCTTTACCGAATCCGTGGCTGCTGCGCGTATCGGTCAGGTTTATAATGTTATGAATGAGTTGGAAAAGGCGGTACAATGGTATCACAGAGCGATAGAACTGTCGGATCGGGTTAGCACGCCGCGAGGGAAGGGGGAGCCTCTGTGGGGGTTAACTTTAGCTTATGCTTTTAAAGGAGATTTGAGCAGAGCGCGTTATTACGCTGAGATGGGTTATCAAATTTGCCATGAAGTAAATGACCGCTGGCTTGCTGCCTTAACTGAACTAGCCTTGGGTATAGCTTATTATAATAGTGGTTCTTATAACCAAGCCTTAGATTTATTTCTTAAAACCAGAAAAACTCTAGCAGATTGCGGGGATACCTTTGGGCCAGTGGTAGCTCTTTTATGGGAAGCTTTAACTTATTGGCGTACTAGTTCCTATGAATGCTTTTCACTTATAGGGCAAGAATTGGAATATAAGCTCAATCAGCATGGTTATAGATTTTTGCTCGAGCGCGCGTGCCTTTGGAGACCAAGGGAGATAGGAGAGCTGAAGTTATTTCTTACTTCCTGTTTTGTTAAAGGCTTTCTTGGGGAACAGTTAGCACACTCTCATCAAGGGTACCATCCTGGCTATAAATTGGGTATTAAAGCGTTGGGAGAACTCCAAGTCTATCGCGGTCCTCAAAAGGTGTCCAGCAAAGAATGGCGCAGAGATAAAGCCAAACGGCTATTAGAGATATTGGTAACTTACCGCGGTTCTTTGCTGGCTAAAGAAAAGCTAATGGAAATGTTGTGGCCGGAAAAAGAAGAAGAGAGAGCTGACAGCAATTTTAAAGTTACTTTGGTGGCCTTGAATAATGTCTTGGAACCCCGGCGACCAGGGGGAACTTCTTATTTCATAATCCGGGAAGGCAATCGTTATGGCCTCCGTACTGGGGAAGATGTAGAAGTGGATGTAGATATTTTCATCCAAAAAGTGAAAACGGGCTTGGAATATTTGAGCAAAGGGAAAAAAGTTCTGGCTCAGGAGTTCCTGGAAGAAGCCATAGCGTTATATGCTGGAGATTACTTGGAGGATGCTTTATATGAAGATTGGGCTGCTTTAGAAAGGGAACGAATGCGAGACTTATATTTATCGGCCAATGATGGATTGGCAAGAATATACCTGGAACAGGAAGATTATTACCGGTGCCTATACGTATGCGGGCAAAACCTTAAAGTTGACCCCTGCTGGGAGAACGCCTATCGTCTAATGATCCAGTGCTATGGGAAGCTGCGGCAGAAAACCCGGGCTGTCCAGGTTTACCAGCAGTACAAGGAAGCTGTACGAAAATACCTTGGTATCCGTCCTTCCGGGGAGATTTTGAACTTACTTAAAGATACCATCAGTCAAATATAA
- a CDS encoding DUF503 domain-containing protein, whose amino-acid sequence MVVGVCTIELRLLEAQTLKDKRRVIKGLLDRVRQRYQVAAAEVDHQNSHTRATLGIACVSNATQHADEILAAILRFIEAQDELEVLDYHTEVL is encoded by the coding sequence ATGGTGGTAGGGGTCTGTACTATAGAGCTTCGTCTCTTGGAAGCACAGACCTTAAAGGATAAGCGCCGGGTGATCAAAGGGCTGCTAGATAGGGTAAGACAGCGTTATCAAGTAGCGGCTGCCGAAGTAGATCATCAAAATTCCCATACCAGGGCTACCCTAGGAATAGCCTGTGTTAGTAATGCAACTCAACATGCGGATGAAATTCTAGCAGCCATCCTGCGTTTTATTGAAGCGCAAGACGAACTGGAGGTATTGGATTATCATACTGAGGTCTTGTAA
- the folE gene encoding GTP cyclohydrolase I FolE, with translation MFEVDKIERAVRMILEAIGENPDREGLRDTPRRVAKMYQEIFAGLLQDPAAVFTVHYTEEHEELVIVKDIPFYSMCEHHLLPFFGKVHLGYIPRKGRVVGLSKLVRGIEVFTKRPQLQERLTKQIADAIMQYVRALGVIVVIEAEHMCMTMRGVKKPGSLTVTSAVRGVLHDDEALRSEALALIKGWRTAV, from the coding sequence ATGTTTGAGGTGGATAAAATTGAGCGAGCAGTCCGCATGATATTAGAGGCTATTGGGGAAAACCCCGACCGGGAGGGCCTCCGGGATACCCCCCGGCGGGTGGCTAAAATGTATCAGGAAATTTTTGCAGGGCTACTGCAGGATCCAGCGGCTGTTTTCACCGTGCACTACACCGAAGAGCATGAAGAGCTGGTCATAGTTAAAGATATTCCTTTTTATTCCATGTGCGAGCATCATCTTTTACCCTTTTTTGGTAAGGTGCACTTGGGTTATATCCCGCGTAAAGGTCGGGTTGTGGGGTTAAGCAAATTGGTGAGGGGAATTGAAGTTTTTACTAAGCGGCCCCAGCTCCAGGAACGCCTTACTAAACAGATCGCCGATGCTATTATGCAGTATGTTCGGGCGCTAGGAGTTATAGTGGTAATAGAAGCTGAGCATATGTGCATGACTATGCGGGGTGTAAAAAAGCCAGGATCCTTAACAGTTACTTCCGCCGTGCGGGGCGTGCTCCATGATGATGAAGCCTTGCGCTCTGAAGCTTTAGCGTTGATCAAGGGTTGGCGTACAGCGGTTTGA
- the folP gene encoding dihydropteroate synthase has translation MEQGLNVQGFSYNGYNFSFGERTYIMGILNVTPDSFSDGGLYFDLGRALERAHIMVEAGADIIDVGGESTRPGSDPVPLEEELRRVLPVVERLARELKVPISIDTYKAEVARQALERGATLINDITGLRGDPQMPEVVARFGCPVVVMHIKGTPKNMQENPTYEDVVAEVKEYLREGVELAVKAGLPREKVIIDPGIGFGKTVEHNLKILQSLKEFKALGQPLLVGTSRKSFIGKILNLPVHERLLGTAATVALSIAGGADIVRVHDVGEMRQVVQMADAIVRGYYHG, from the coding sequence TTGGAGCAAGGGCTAAATGTACAAGGTTTTAGTTATAACGGATACAATTTTTCCTTTGGTGAGCGCACTTACATTATGGGTATACTCAATGTTACACCGGACTCTTTTTCCGACGGCGGTTTGTATTTTGACCTGGGCCGGGCTTTAGAGCGGGCTCACATAATGGTGGAGGCTGGCGCGGATATCATTGATGTGGGAGGAGAGTCTACACGGCCAGGATCAGATCCTGTTCCCTTAGAGGAAGAGTTGCGCCGGGTTCTCCCTGTGGTAGAAAGGCTGGCTCGTGAACTCAAAGTGCCTATCTCTATAGATACTTACAAGGCAGAGGTGGCGCGGCAGGCCTTGGAACGGGGAGCCACCCTAATTAATGATATCACTGGATTGCGGGGCGATCCCCAGATGCCTGAGGTGGTGGCCCGTTTCGGCTGTCCCGTAGTGGTTATGCATATAAAAGGTACACCAAAGAACATGCAGGAGAATCCCACTTACGAGGATGTGGTAGCGGAGGTAAAGGAATACCTGCGTGAAGGTGTAGAGTTGGCCGTGAAGGCTGGTTTACCTAGGGAAAAAGTGATTATTGATCCTGGAATCGGGTTTGGGAAGACGGTGGAGCACAATCTTAAGATTTTGCAATCTCTTAAAGAATTTAAAGCCTTAGGGCAACCCCTCCTAGTGGGAACCTCCCGGAAATCTTTCATCGGTAAGATTCTTAATTTGCCCGTACATGAGCGTCTCCTAGGTACAGCGGCCACAGTAGCCTTAAGTATCGCTGGAGGGGCTGATATTGTGCGTGTACATGATGTTGGGGAGATGAGACAGGTGGTACAGATGGCTGATGCCATAGTGAGGGGCTATTACCATGGATAA